A genome region from Glutamicibacter arilaitensis Re117 includes the following:
- a CDS encoding GT-D fold domain-containing glycosyltransferase, with translation MLSKIKEIANRTFHVEIRNKKPIPVKMGGQEELPALLKQVIAELKKSRNELTAIRTATTGRYMDEVAEVYAHQVLPFKESLELLATSNASIARFGDGEFRLMLRPEFNLGFQSNSKELQYQLREVFETQSEDLLIGFPFLFRDAHWSNVYAELWPSLKPLVNPQQKYINAYITRPRVFEVLGQEAVELWRKVWDRKDAIIITGEGSRFDLVPELFDNLKTADFIHSTPKDAFTDLERVVSETLEKNPDLAVISLGPAGTVLAKKLSERGIRALDIGHLSSSYLNVVQGHARPEHTPATRQLRK, from the coding sequence TTGCTGTCAAAGATCAAAGAAATCGCGAATCGAACCTTCCACGTGGAGATCCGGAATAAGAAGCCCATTCCTGTCAAGATGGGCGGCCAAGAGGAACTGCCGGCACTGCTCAAGCAAGTGATCGCCGAGCTGAAGAAAAGTCGCAACGAGCTGACCGCGATTCGCACTGCTACCACTGGCCGGTACATGGACGAAGTGGCAGAAGTCTACGCGCACCAAGTCCTGCCCTTTAAAGAGTCTCTGGAGCTACTGGCCACGTCTAACGCCTCCATCGCACGATTCGGAGATGGCGAATTCCGGCTCATGCTCCGCCCAGAGTTCAACCTAGGCTTCCAAAGCAACTCCAAGGAACTCCAGTATCAGCTCCGGGAAGTCTTTGAAACTCAATCCGAAGACCTGCTCATCGGCTTCCCCTTCTTATTCCGAGATGCCCACTGGTCCAACGTGTATGCCGAGCTGTGGCCCAGCTTGAAGCCACTGGTTAACCCTCAGCAAAAATACATCAATGCCTATATCACCAGGCCCCGAGTGTTTGAAGTCCTGGGCCAGGAAGCAGTAGAGCTATGGCGCAAAGTCTGGGACCGGAAAGATGCCATCATCATCACCGGCGAGGGCTCACGGTTTGATTTGGTCCCGGAACTTTTCGATAACCTGAAAACCGCAGACTTTATCCATTCAACTCCCAAGGACGCATTTACCGATCTGGAACGAGTTGTCTCCGAGACTCTGGAAAAGAATCCGGACCTTGCCGTCATTTCCCTAGGCCCGGCCGGAACCGTTTTGGCCAAAAAACTCTCCGAACGCGGGATCCGAGCACTTGATATCGGCCATTTAAGCAGCAGCTACCTCAACGTGGTGCAAGGCCACGCACGTCCGGAACATACTCCCGCAACGCGGCAACTACGCAAATAG